The window GCTTCTCCCCGGGAGCGTCGATCTTCACGACCGCGATATCCTTGTCGCGCTCGAATCCGACGACCTTTGCCGACCAGGTGGACTGATCGGCCAGCCGCACCTCCAGTTCTTCAGCGCCGGCGATCACGTGGAAGTTGGTCACGACGTAACCGTTCTCGTCCCAGATGAAACCCGAACCCGTTCCCTGAGGAATGCGGAAGACGTCGAAGCTGAACATCGGCCGGACATAATCGATGTTCGATATGTACACGACGGATGGTGACGCCTCGCGGAACAGGTTGATGTTAGCCTGCTCTTCCGGGAAAAGATCACCGCGCGGAGCGATGGGGCGAGGCTCGGCCGTGGCAGAGTGGACCCGCGAGCCGCGCAGTTGCCCGAGGACGGACCACGCCGCGAGAAAAACGAGTACCCAGACGCCGATCATCGTCCCCCACGTCGGACCTCTGCGAATCGACTCCGAACGAAATGTCACAGCCGATCGCTCCTGGTCTTGGGGCGTATTGGTCATCGGTACATCTCCCGTTCGTTTGCGAAGCCGTCCGTTGGATGCTCGCCCAAATCGTTCAAACCAACCTATCCGACTTCTTTGCGTATTCCACCCGGAGCAGCAAGTTCCAACAAGAAGGACGAAGCCCTTTCCGATTCGACGTCGTTCCCGCTCGTCGAATTGAACCCGCTCCGCTCTCCCTATACCATGCCGCCCGGATAACACGTTTGTAAGGAGATGTATCAATGTTCCCCATGTTCCTGGCCCAGGAAGCGGCGACCGGTGAAGCGGCGAAGAGTCCACTCCAGAATCCCACGCTCGACGGGTTGCGCGAATACGGCATTTACCTGCTCGAGGCGTACGGACCCAAGGTCCTTCAGGCCTTGGCTGTACTGATCGTCGGTTGGATCGCCTCCCGCATCATCCGCGGAGCGGTACGCCGCCTCATGGTCCGCGCAAAAGTGGATGCCACGCTCACGGGCTTTATCGCCCACCTCGCTTACATGTTGCTCCTCGCTCTGGTTGTGGTCACGGCGCTTCAGCAACTCGGCGTTCAGTCCACGTCCTTTGTCGCGATCATCGGCGCGGCCGGTCTGGCGGTTGGTTTCGCCCTGCAAGGATCGCTGGCCAACTTCGCCGCCGGCGTCATGCTTATTTTCTTCCGACCCTTCCGCGTGGGCGACTACATCCAGGCCGGTGGCATCGGCGCCACGGTGGAGGAAATCCAGATCTTCGCCACGACTTTTCGAACGCCCGACAACGTCAGGGTCATTGTGCCCAACTCCAGCATCACCAACGGCGTGATCACGAATTACTCGGCCAACCCTACGCGGCGCATTGACCTCGAGTTCGGCATCGGCTACGGCGATGACACGACCAAGGCCAAGGCCATCATCGAGGACATCCTCGCCAAGGACGCCCGCATCCTGAAGGACCCCGCGCCGACGGTCGCCGTTGCCGCGCTGGCCGACAGCAGCGTGAACATCGTCTGCCGCCCATGGGTAAATTCGCCGGAATACTGGGCGGTCCGATTCGACTTGCTGGAGACGGTCAAGCGGGCGTTTGACGACAACGGGATCACCATTCCGTTCCCGCAGCGCGACGTGCACGTGCATCAGGTGGCATAATGATCCCGCTCGCGCGATAGGCGGTACTTGCGCGGCACGATAAGGCCTAATCAAGCATCGCGTCGGCTTCGATCTCGATGAGCCAGTCGGGGTCGATAAAGCCCGAAACCTGTGCGAAGGTGCTGGCAGGGCGAACGTCGCGGAAGAACTCGCCGTGAACCTGCCCGACTGCTTTCCAGTCCTCGATGCGCGTCAGCAGGATTCGTGTCCGGTAGACATGGCGCAAATCCGCGTCCAATTCCCGAAGGGCGCTTCCAATGATGTCCAGGCACCGTCGCGCCTGAATCACCACGTCGCCCACGCCGACTGTTCGCCCTGCGGCATCGAGCGGGGCCGTTCCCGTAACAGCGATCATGTTCCCCGTACGGACAGCCCGGCAGATGCCGAACGCCGCCTCATAGGGCGATCCCGTGAACACGTGCTTTCGATGGTCCACAGGAGTCTGCCTTCAGTCGACGGAAATGGTGCGCTGGTATCCCTGCCCGGGGCTCTTCCACGCCTCGAAAACCTTCATGGCGTCCTCGGCGTCATCGCTGGCATAAACAATGGCCGTGTCCCCAAGGGTGAGGATGTCGCGGTCGTTGAGCAGGGTCTCCTCGGTCAACTTCTGGCCGTTCAGGAGGACGCCGTTCTTGCTCTGGTAGTCGATCGCAAAATGGCGGCCTTGTCCGGCGTCGTGGCGGACTTGCAGGTGCATTCGCGAGAGCTTGGGATCGGTAATCTGAAACGTGCAGCGGGCATCCCGGCCGACCATGGCCAGGTTGCAGCCGGCCAGCGAGAACTTCTGACCCTTACCCGGTCCGTCCGTCACGAAGAGCGTCGCCATGCCGGACTCCTCCCTCCCCCTTGTCCATGGCCTGGGCCAAGTCGCTCAGGCTGGAGCGGCAAGGCAACGATTTGGTGCGAGGCGGTCCCCCCGGCAGTCAGACCACACTACGCCGCGCTGGATTCGAACCAGCAACCTTCGGTTCCGTAGACCGATGCTCTATCCAATTGAGCTAGCGGCGCAACCCGGACCCGCCGGGTTCAGCCGGGCGGGTCCGCACGAACCGCACATGATAGGCCCCCGTCCGGCGGGAGCAAGGGTCCGGCACCCAGATCGATGAGGAACACGCCCGTATCTCACGCCAATCCGAAGAACGCCTGCGTGTTGGCCGTCATCTGCTCCGCAAGGGCTTCGAGCGATTCGCCGCGAAGCTCCGCCAGGAAGCGGGCGGTATGGGCCAAGAACGAAGGCTCGTTCGGCTTGCGCCCGCGCACCGGCTCCGGCGAAAGATACGGCGCATCCGTCTCGACCATCAGCCGGTCCGCCGGATACGTCCGCGCCACCTCCTGCGTCTCCTTCGATTTGCGAAACGTCACCGTGCCGGTGAACGAAACTCGCCAACCGTGCGCGCCGATCAGGTCTGCCTCCGCCGGGCCGCCTCCGAAGCAGTGAAACACGACGCGCCGGCCGGAGTAGCCTTCGTCAATCAGAATGGCGATCGTGTCGTCGAGCGCCTCCCGGCTGTGGATGATAATCGGGCGATCCAGCGGCAGCGCCCGTCGAAGCTGTTCGGCGAAGACCCGCTTTTGCACGGCGCGCTCCGCGAAGTCGTAGTGGTAGTCCAGGCCCATCTCGCCGAAGGCCACGATGGGCTCGTCCCGCCACAAGCGGGCGAGTTCCTCCAGGTCGGCGTCGGACACCTTGCCGGCCCCGTGCGGATGAATTCCCGCGGCGACCCGAACCACGTCAGGATATTTCCGAGCCAGACTCAGCGCAGCCGCCGCATCCGCCAGGTCCGTGGCCACGCTGATGATCCGCTCCACGCCAGCTTCCGCGGCGCGGGCGAGCACCGCCTCTAGCTGCTCCGAAAGCTCCGCGTAGGTCAGGTGGCAATGCGAATCGATGAGGTTCATGATGATTGGGGAGTGCCGCAATGATGGCACAGTTTGTTGATCGGGCGCCCCCGACCGGCATTACTCCCCACGGCGATACGCGTCCGGGAAATGCTCGATGACGGGCTTGCCGCCCGGGGGCCAGAGTACCAGCACGAGATCGAAACGACAGGGAACCGAGAGCAACCGGCGGTGGGCAAGGAACCAGCGGGCGGTGCGCTCCACCCGAAGCCACTTCTGCCGCGAGACGGTTTCATCCAGCGGCTGATGCTCTTCGGAGGCTCGTGTCTTGACTTCCACGAAGACGACGTTGTCGCCGTCGAGCGTGATCAGGTCGATTTCGCCGGCCGGGCAATGGAAATTCCGGGCCAAGACGCGATGCCCGCGCTCGGCGAGATACCGCCGGGCACGGCGCTCGCCACGACGCCCGAGGCGCAGATGTGGCGGACTACGCCGAAGCCGCAGCCAATTCAGGCTCGCGAGTCTTGCTCTTACTGACGCGAAGTTCACGCAGTCGCCGTGCCTTGCCGATGCGGTGCCGCAGGTAGTACAGCTTTGCCCGCCGCACTTTGCCGCGACGCTTGACCACCACGTCCACGACGTTCGGTGAGTGAACCAGGAAAGTCCGCTCCACGCCCTCGTCGCCGACGAACCGCCGAACCGTGAACGCTTCGTTCACGCCCGTGCTGCGGCGGGCGATGACCACGCCGGTGAACGTCTGAAGACGCTCCTTGTCGCCCTCCCGGATACGACAGCGAACGTCGACCGTATCGCCGATGTGAAACGTCGGTACACTCGACTTGAAGAACTTCTGTTCGACGATCTTGATCAGTGGCGAGGACATGCCCGAAAACTCCGCAATGCTAAACCGGCCGCTACGTCCGCCCGCTGACTTCCCGCATGGCGGAGATACCCAATCGCTCGCCCTCGATCGCACTCCCGCGATGGGCTCGCTGTAAACCCAATGCTCAACCGCCGATCCGATCGGCGTGCCCTAGTCCTCCGACTCGGCGTGTCCGCGTAACAGGTCGGGACGCCGCTCCGCCGTGATCCGCCGGGCCTGCTCTTCGCGCCAGGCGGCAACCGCCTGATGATCACCCGAAAGCAGAATCTCCGGAACGGTCATGCCCCGGAACTCGCGCGGCCGCGTGTACTGCGGATACTCCAGCATACCCATCGAGAACGAATCGCATCCCGCGGATTCGTCGTCTCCCAGGGCGCCCGGAAGCAGCCGGACGATCGCGTCAACGAGCACCATCGCGGCCGGCTCACCACCGGAGAGAACATAGTCTCCGATGGAAATCTCGCGGGAGCCGAGGCCCTCGTGGATACGCTCGTCGAACCCCTCGTAGTGCCCGCACAGAAACACCAGCCACGTTTCCCGGGCCAGGGTCTCAACGATCGACTGTGTGAGCGGTTCGCCTCGCGGACTGAGCAGTACGCGCGTCGACGTCTCCGCCCTACTGCCCTCGATGTGCTCCACGGCCTCGAAAACCGGACCGCACATCATCACCATTCCCGGGCCGCCGCCAAACGGGCGATCGTCCACGGTGCGGTGTTTGTCATGGGTGAAGTCGCGGATGTTGGTACAACCGATCGACACGAGCCCGGCTCGCCGGGCCCGACCCACGATGCTTGACTCCAGAAACGGTTCAAAAACCTCGGGAAACAGCGTGAGGATATCGATGCGCATTCCGCGCCGTCCCCGGCGCTACGATGCGCGCCCGGCCGCGCCGATCCCGTGCTTCGAAAGGAGATCGCGCACCGTTTCGCTCGGTTGAGCGCCCACGCTCAGCCAGTAGGCCACGCGCTCGCGATCGCAACTGAATTCCTGCTCGTTGCTTTCGCGGCGCGGGTCATAATGACCGAGTTCCTCGATCACGACGCTGTCCCGCGATCGGCGACGATCGACGGCGACCACCCGGTAGACCGGCACGAAACGCCGGCCGATTCGCTTGAGACGTAACCTCACAGCCACGAACGTCCTCCTGCCCGCGCCGCCTCGGCGCTTCCTATCCCTGCCACGCTGGCCAGAGTCGGGCAAGTATAGCGGAGAGCGCGGGTTCGGCAAGCCCCGCCGTGTCAGCGATCGGGCTTGGGATTTCACTCAGAAAAAGAAAGCACCGCTCGCCCGAAGGCGAAACGGTGCTTTCCGGAGGGGAAAGAAGCCAGGTAAAACGTACTGCTTAAACCGACCCCTTTATGATGTTTTCATCGGCGACATGGTTCCAAGACCTCGTCGCCAAGCGTTCTATCGTCGAACTTCCTGGGGCAACTTTTGTCGATCCTGAATTATTCTACGCACCATGTCCGAAAAGTCGCCTGTTACGCTCATTGTTACCGGACGAACGACAAATATCAACACCGGGAATAGCCGCAGGATTCACAGCTGATGCAGCCCTCCTTGTATCGGAGCGGCTGGCGGCATTCTGGGCAGACCACTTTGAACTGCGCCTCTTGTCCGGGCGCGCCGAGCGCATCGATCCGGTGCAGGGCTGAAGATAAAGTAGAAACTGATGAACGCGCCATTGTCTTTATCGCCCCCTCGCTCTGTGTTCCACGCAGCTTCGGGTCCGATGCGTTCACCCCTTTATTTCCGTTGCCGTTGCCGTGACCGTTTCCGTTCCCGTTGCCGCCGTTGCCCTCGTGCCCCGGCTTCTTGGGCGTGGGCGAGGACAGTTCGGCTTCACCAAGGAGCAGGGCTCGCAATCCGCGGTCTTCTTTGACCTTCAGGTAGCGCTTCAAAGCCCGGGCAAGACCATCACCCAGGCTCATGATTTTGCCCTCCTTGGTCTGTACCTGGAGGCTCGACCCGATCGAATGCAGCTGGCGGACCACGTGAATCAGGCTCCCGCCGGAACGCAGCCAGAGGCTGATAAGCCGGCAGATGGCCTCGAGATCACTGTTGGCCAGATCGCCACCCTTCCCGAGCTGGGCGAACACCTCCAACTCGCGCTCCGTGCGCGGATCGACGGTGATGTTGATATGCATGTTACCGAAAGGCGTAAGTTGCCGGACGCGCACGCTGCTTTGAATCTCGGGCAGGATGGCCGGCTCGAGTTCCTTGGGTGCCTCCGCCACGGCGGTCGCCTTCTGCTTGGCATGAGTCGCATCGCTGCTCTTGAGGGCCATGGGCTGGTGTTGTCGGCATCCGTTTCGGTACACGGTCACGCCCTTGCACTGCAATTCGTAGGCGAGGCGATAGATCTCATCCACCTGCTCGATACTGGCCTCTTCGGGAAAATTGATGGTCTTGGAGATGGAGGCATCGCAATGCCGCTGGAAACCGGCCTGCATGCGCATATGCCAGACGGGGGCGATGTCGTGCGCGCAGACGAACACGCGCTTCACTTCATCGGGAATGCCGTCCGCGCGGGCGAGGGTGCCGTCCGTGGCAATGCGCTCCATCAACCCCTCGCTCAAGAAGCCACGGTCACGCGCCACCTGCTCGAAGATCGGATTGATCTCGATCATCGGGGCCGCGCCCTCATCTTGCCCGCGCAATACGTTGCGGAAATACGCCAGGCTGTAGAGCGGCTCGATGCCGCCGGAACAGCCGGCAATGATGCTGATGGTGCCCGTCGGTGCCACGGTCGTGCACGTGGCGTTACGCATCGGGCGGTGGAACTTCGTGTCGTAAATGCTGCCCTTCCAGTTGGGGAACGATCCCCGCTCCCGCGCCAGTAGCTCGCTGTAGGCGTGCGATTCGTCATTGACGAACTGCATGAACCGCTCGCCCCAGGCCACGCCCTCCTCGCTGTTGTAAGGGACGTCCAGAAGATACAGGGCATCGGCAAATCCCATGATGCCTAAGCCGATCTTGCGATTGCCCTTGCAGATCGCGTCAATCTGTGGGAGGGGATAGCGGTTCGCGTCGATGACGTTGTCCAGGAAACGAACGCTCTCCTGAATCGTTTCCCGCAGGCCGTCCCAGTCCACCGCGGCTGATCCGTCTTCACCGCGGTGAACGAACAGGGCCAGGTTGACGCTGCCGAGATTGCACGCCTCGAATGGAAGCAGCGGCTGTTCCCCGCAGGGATTGGTCGCCTCGATGCGGCCGATGTGCGGCGTGGGATTGTCCTCGTTGATGCGGTCGATGAACACTACGCCCGGTTCGCCCGTCCGGTGGGCGTTGCGGACGATGAAGTCCCAGATGTCGCGCATCGTGTAGAACTCGCCCTCTGGCGCCGGTTCACCCGGCCGCAATTCCACCAGCGAGCGAATGTCGTACTCCCAGATCTTCAGCTCGCGCGGAAGCAGATAGGTGCGGCCGGTGCGCGGATTGCGCACGACGTGCGGCCCGTCGGGGTCGGTCTTGAAGGACTCCATCCAGGCGTCCGTGACTTTGACCGAGATGTTGTAATTCGTGAATTGAGAAAGATCCTCCTTGGCATGGAGGAACTTGAGAATGTCGGGATGATCGATGTACATCATCCCCATGTTGGCGCCACGGCGGAAAGCACCTTGTTGAATGGCATTGGTCGCCTCGCTGAACGCCCGCCAGAAGGAGATCGGGCCGCTCGTTGTTCCACCGGAACTCTTGATGTAGTCGCCGGTGGGGCGCAGCTCGTCGAAGGCGAAGCCCGTTCCACCCCCGGCCTTTTGAATCAGCGCGGTGTACTTGATTGCATCGAAGATCTCATCAATGCTGTCGCCGACGGGAAGCACGAAACAGGCGCTGAGCATGCCCATTTCACGCCCCGCGTTCATCAGCGTCGGGCTGTTGGGCATGAACCGCCGACTTGTCATCAGCGCATAAAAACGGTCTTCCCATTCGCTGCGAACGACCGGATCGGCGTCGTAGCTCAACTCGGCGTCGGCGATGGCCTTGGCCACGCGACGAAACAAGTCCTGCGGTGATTCCACGCACCGCCCCTGCTCATCCTTTTTCAGGTATCGCGCCTTGAGAACACGCTCCGCGTTGGGCGAGAACGCTACCGTCGCTCCGTGACCCGTCCGTCCAGGTTCCTTCCCGTTGGCCCGTACCATGTGATCTCATTCCCAAAAGTCGGCCCTGCTTGACCGAGATTATGGCGAAAACATACCCCCGGACCGCGCGCACGGCCGTTCCTTGGCACTTCAGAATCCGGGTTTAATTCGTTTGCCCCGATCCCCTGGCAAACCGCCGATCCGACCGGCCAGCGGCACATCCGATAACCGGTCCTGGTCCGCCCGGCGGGATGAAAAAGGAAGTTGCTGGCTCAAATCGGCAACCTGAAATCTACTCCACGAATGGTGTTCCGTCAAATAAAAACGCCAAGATATTGTATGCTCTTCTTCGGCATCCACTTGGGTTTCCGGTAACATTTTTCTTGCGCTAACCTTACCGCTGCAACGACCCCGAATTCACATTGCGAATTCTCCCGCCGCCCGCAAAGAAGCCCCCTAACATATTACGAATATCGAATGCCGCTGGCCCAAGAAAAATCGGTACCGATATGGGGGCATTTTGACGCAGGATCGGGCGAGAACGCTCTTGGAGCCGTCGCATTCCTGCTTTCATCTCGCGACAGCGGACTGATTGCAATTTGCGATGAATACAGTATCCTGCGGCGGCCGCGCCGGTCGATCCCCGGGGGCAGGAGGCTCCACCATGGGAAAAGCACGTCGGGGGCGAGCTCTGTTCGACCTCCTGGATCAGGAGCAGTCGGACGCAGCGGAAAAACTGAAGATTCCGGGCTGGTTTGATGGACACCGAACCGAGCGCGAGGCGCCCATCCGCATGGATCGGGAACGGGGCGCCTCAACTCGTGGCGCTGACGACGAGGGCGACGAGACAGCCCCGTTGATCGAATTTGACGGCGGATACGTGCGGCTCACCCTTTCGAGCCTGTTTGCTGCGGCCGCGGCATTTGCTTTGCTGGCGGTCCTGACGACGGTTTTTCAGGCCGGTCGGCACATGGGCTACCAGGCCGGTGCCCGCCGGGGCTTTGAGGAAGGGCGGGTTGCCGCGTTGCCGGATGGCGGTGACGAGATGGCAGCCGCCAGGAGCCAGGTGCCGGCGACGCATCTGATCGCGGCCTTGGCTCCGGAGGGCTCCAGTTCGGCGGGGGCACCGAATAGAGCCAGCGAAGCTGAGCCGGCGCTCGAGACCGCGGGGGCAACGTCGGCGTCCGGCCAGTGGGTACGAGATCACACGTACATCGTTGTCCAGGAGTTCCGCCCCGACCGGCAGCAGGATGTGGAGCCCGCCCGAGCGTTTCTGGAGGAGCGGGGCATCGGAACATCCCCGGTGACCTTCGATTCGGGGCGGATCCAGCTCATCACACGGACCGGGTTCGACCGCTCGGATGATGGGGGTCGGCGCCAGGCGGATGAGTTGCTTCAGCGGGTTCGTACCCTCGGTTCGGAGTATTACGCCTCAGGCGGCGGGTACAAGCTGGAAGGGTACTTCAAGACGTTAAAAGAAGACCATTGGTAATCGAAGCGGAGTAGGTCAGGATGTCGCTGGACAAGTCTCTCAGATCCAAGAACATGCTCGTGCGGCACCGGAATGTACTCACCCGGGCTGAGCGAATCGAAGTGCTGAAGGAAACCGGTCGCTGGTCGGAGGATTCGACGGCCCTTCACCTGCCCAAGGTGGGTCACCGCAAGGCGGCGGTGGGCAAGAAGACCAAGACCAAAGCCGCGGAGGGTGAAGGCGAGGCCAAGAAAGAGGCCTGATCCTCTGCCCCGCGGATTGGCTCCGGCGACGCCCATCGCCGATTGGAATGGTTCCAGTCGTATCAGGTCGCAATGAGCATTCATTCAGCTAAGCGGTCGAGCCGCCGGGATATGATCCACGGCGGCTCTTTGTTTGCGCATACCTGGAGGTAGCACCATGAACACGGAGCGGTTCGTCGCGGATCGCGTGAAACACATTGGCGCGTCCGGCATCCGCCGGGTGTTTGATCTCGGAGCCCAGCTCAAGGACCCCATCAATCTCTCCATCGGACAGCCCGATTTCCCTGTCCCCGCCGCAGCCAAAGACGCCATGATTTCCGCCATCCGCGCCGACCACAACGGGTACACGGTGACGCGCGGACTGCCGGCCTTGCGCCAGCGCATCGCGGGGCTGCTCAAGGAGGAACTCGGCTGGGAAGCCGACGTCTTCGTCACTTCG is drawn from Phycisphaerae bacterium and contains these coding sequences:
- the rpsP gene encoding 30S ribosomal protein S16, with product MAVRLRLKRIGRRFVPVYRVVAVDRRRSRDSVVIEELGHYDPRRESNEQEFSCDRERVAYWLSVGAQPSETVRDLLSKHGIGAAGRAS
- a CDS encoding mechanosensitive ion channel, with the translated sequence MFLAQEAATGEAAKSPLQNPTLDGLREYGIYLLEAYGPKVLQALAVLIVGWIASRIIRGAVRRLMVRAKVDATLTGFIAHLAYMLLLALVVVTALQQLGVQSTSFVAIIGAAGLAVGFALQGSLANFAAGVMLIFFRPFRVGDYIQAGGIGATVEEIQIFATTFRTPDNVRVIVPNSSITNGVITNYSANPTRRIDLEFGIGYGDDTTKAKAIIEDILAKDARILKDPAPTVAVAALADSSVNIVCRPWVNSPEYWAVRFDLLETVKRAFDDNGITIPFPQRDVHVHQVA
- a CDS encoding FHA domain-containing protein; amino-acid sequence: MATLFVTDGPGKGQKFSLAGCNLAMVGRDARCTFQITDPKLSRMHLQVRHDAGQGRHFAIDYQSKNGVLLNGQKLTEETLLNDRDILTLGDTAIVYASDDAEDAMKVFEAWKSPGQGYQRTISVD
- the trmD gene encoding tRNA (guanosine(37)-N1)-methyltransferase TrmD, encoding MRIDILTLFPEVFEPFLESSIVGRARRAGLVSIGCTNIRDFTHDKHRTVDDRPFGGGPGMVMMCGPVFEAVEHIEGSRAETSTRVLLSPRGEPLTQSIVETLARETWLVFLCGHYEGFDERIHEGLGSREISIGDYVLSGGEPAAMVLVDAIVRLLPGALGDDESAGCDSFSMGMLEYPQYTRPREFRGMTVPEILLSGDHQAVAAWREEQARRITAERRPDLLRGHAESED
- a CDS encoding TatD family hydrolase — protein: MNLIDSHCHLTYAELSEQLEAVLARAAEAGVERIISVATDLADAAAALSLARKYPDVVRVAAGIHPHGAGKVSDADLEELARLWRDEPIVAFGEMGLDYHYDFAERAVQKRVFAEQLRRALPLDRPIIIHSREALDDTIAILIDEGYSGRRVVFHCFGGGPAEADLIGAHGWRVSFTGTVTFRKSKETQEVARTYPADRLMVETDAPYLSPEPVRGRKPNEPSFLAHTARFLAELRGESLEALAEQMTANTQAFFGLA
- a CDS encoding small basic protein, whose product is MSLDKSLRSKNMLVRHRNVLTRAERIEVLKETGRWSEDSTALHLPKVGHRKAAVGKKTKTKAAEGEGEAKKEA
- a CDS encoding RidA family protein, encoding MIAVTGTAPLDAAGRTVGVGDVVIQARRCLDIIGSALRELDADLRHVYRTRILLTRIEDWKAVGQVHGEFFRDVRPASTFAQVSGFIDPDWLIEIEADAMLD
- a CDS encoding vitamin B12-dependent ribonucleotide reductase codes for the protein MVRANGKEPGRTGHGATVAFSPNAERVLKARYLKKDEQGRCVESPQDLFRRVAKAIADAELSYDADPVVRSEWEDRFYALMTSRRFMPNSPTLMNAGREMGMLSACFVLPVGDSIDEIFDAIKYTALIQKAGGGTGFAFDELRPTGDYIKSSGGTTSGPISFWRAFSEATNAIQQGAFRRGANMGMMYIDHPDILKFLHAKEDLSQFTNYNISVKVTDAWMESFKTDPDGPHVVRNPRTGRTYLLPRELKIWEYDIRSLVELRPGEPAPEGEFYTMRDIWDFIVRNAHRTGEPGVVFIDRINEDNPTPHIGRIEATNPCGEQPLLPFEACNLGSVNLALFVHRGEDGSAAVDWDGLRETIQESVRFLDNVIDANRYPLPQIDAICKGNRKIGLGIMGFADALYLLDVPYNSEEGVAWGERFMQFVNDESHAYSELLARERGSFPNWKGSIYDTKFHRPMRNATCTTVAPTGTISIIAGCSGGIEPLYSLAYFRNVLRGQDEGAAPMIEINPIFEQVARDRGFLSEGLMERIATDGTLARADGIPDEVKRVFVCAHDIAPVWHMRMQAGFQRHCDASISKTINFPEEASIEQVDEIYRLAYELQCKGVTVYRNGCRQHQPMALKSSDATHAKQKATAVAEAPKELEPAILPEIQSSVRVRQLTPFGNMHINITVDPRTERELEVFAQLGKGGDLANSDLEAICRLISLWLRSGGSLIHVVRQLHSIGSSLQVQTKEGKIMSLGDGLARALKRYLKVKEDRGLRALLLGEAELSSPTPKKPGHEGNGGNGNGNGHGNGNGNKGVNASDPKLRGTQSEGAIKTMARSSVSTLSSALHRIDALGAPGQEAQFKVVCPECRQPLRYKEGCISCESCGYSRC
- a CDS encoding YraN family protein, whose protein sequence is MNWLRLRRSPPHLRLGRRGERRARRYLAERGHRVLARNFHCPAGEIDLITLDGDNVVFVEVKTRASEEHQPLDETVSRQKWLRVERTARWFLAHRRLLSVPCRFDLVLVLWPPGGKPVIEHFPDAYRRGE
- the rplS gene encoding 50S ribosomal protein L19 translates to MSSPLIKIVEQKFFKSSVPTFHIGDTVDVRCRIREGDKERLQTFTGVVIARRSTGVNEAFTVRRFVGDEGVERTFLVHSPNVVDVVVKRRGKVRRAKLYYLRHRIGKARRLRELRVSKSKTREPELAAASA